Genomic segment of Pelmatolapia mariae isolate MD_Pm_ZW linkage group LG6, Pm_UMD_F_2, whole genome shotgun sequence:
CGCAGGTGTTAAAAAAGTCACGTCTGCTGGATTGAGCTCTGACTCTACCCAGGAGGAGGACACCGAACCTCTTCCTCTTATAGGTGAGAGCGTGACCGGTGACGACATTGTGAGGTAAGCGGGTGGCAGGTACGCATTCAGGCGCGTGCGTGGTTGTGGTTGCTTGCATGTGGGGGTTTCCACTGCAGGAGGAGGCTGTGAGAGAGCAGAACTGCTCGAGAACTActactgtgtgtgtggataCGTTGAGTTCTACTCGCGAAATGAGCCTGCAATCTAGTTATTAGCCGGATAGTCATGCCACCCTGCAGTCGGTCACCTGTCAGAGACCAGTCCTGAGGCGAGTAACAACTGTAGGTTAGCCAACTGAACCACACCAGTTAGCAGTTAGTAACTTAGCAATCAGCGCGTACTGTTGAGCTAAGTTAGGCTTACTAGCATGTTAGCCTTGAAGCTAATGATAGCGCAGTTTGGTACTAATAACTGTAGTTAACCCATGTTTACAGATCAGCAGTAACCGATGTGCAACTAGCGCATAGCTAGCGACTAGCTAGCTAATTAGAGAGTGAAGCTAACGTCTAGGGTAGTTAAACTGTACCTGCGTGCTGTCACAGTAAGTGAGCAAActgtctgttttgtttatgtattcAGACTTGGTAATGGTTCACCCTTTGTTATTTGAAAATCAAATAAGTTGCACTGTTTGACCGAGTGCTGTCACGAGCCCCTGTTTGTATACGGAAATCAAGTGACTTTTAAGTACTTGTCATATTTAGCTGCCTTTAAGTCAGAAGTCGCGCTTTAATTGCTTGCTGACATCCTATCCCAAGTACCATAGTTTTGAATTAATTTCAATCATAGTTCCTCAGCCACAACTAATTATGGTTATGATGTTTGCTTTTAAATGCTTGCAGTATTACTTTAGATTTCAGATGTGTGgggatatatttatttttagccaTTTACTGAGTTTTCAAGTTCACTTTTTTGCAAGAGTTTAAAAACGTGATATGGAAATGAAACGAAAGCTGTCAAATCCAGTGAAAATGCCAACTActttctgttttcagtttgtacagtgttttgagtttcgaGATGTCATGTCAGAGAAACAGATTCTCgtttataaaatatttgtttactGAGCAAAAACATAACTGGTCGCTTTAGCCCTTAAATCAAGCAGGAGCAAAGCGCAGGGCCTTCCAGTTATGCagttttgaaatgttaaaaGAACTGTTGTTGGCAAATATATCTGGATTGTAGTGCCGAGGATAGGCTTGGTGGAAGCACTgctgtctctttttcttttttttcttttttttttaaagtaaacatTTTTCTAAGTGAAGCATTTAGAgcactgtcatctcattggagggccactttagtgcTCAAGTAGTATGAACAAGAAAACACCGACACCCATTTCCAAAAAAGTAGTGTTtaatgcagacataagtgtacacattagtgtttgactgctagtgaaaattgttttctttgcaaataactctctcactgaactaacacagccaatccAACATGTTTGTACATGTTTATACAACTCAGTCCTCCCTAACAAAAAAACGTAACTTCAAGGGcacattatatttcttcacatcaatatACAGGCCCCCGGGCCATGAGTTCGAGACCCCTGATTTACAGCTTGCACCCATATCCTACTTAAAACCTAAAATGTTATAGTTTCTGATTTAAGGCTTATTAACCTTGTGTCTCCTTCAGACTTGGATATGTCGCAGCAGATGAAGTGGAATTCAGCAAATGACAGTGTGGAGGAATTAATGGATGAGTCTTCTCTCTTATCCGAGTCTTCCGACCCTCCTCAGTTAAAGTCTTCAGCGAGCGGCATCTCAGAAAATGAATTTTCTTGTCACTGTTGCTATGACATCTTGGTCAACCCTACTACCCTGACCTGCGGTCATAACTTCTGTCGGCACTGTCTCGCTCTATGGTGGGAGTCCTCGCAGAAGAATGAGTGCCCAGAGTGCCGGGAGAAGTGGGAAGGCTTTCCTAAAATCAACATACTGCTGAGGTATGCTTCTCATAGCTGTGCCATATCAGTGGGTTAATGTTTGATATTCTGGCTGCTTGATTCACATCTCACAGAGACTTACTGGCAACTTCTACTAAGCTTGCTTAGTTAGCTTTATTAAGAAATGGAAAGTTTGGATGACCAGTAATGATGTGTGCAGTTACACCAGAAGCAGACATTCATTATTGTTTCACCATAACCTCTTATTGAAGAgcaaagcactatataagattGGGAAGAAACTAGCTGATATGTCATTTAGTAAATCCTAAAAATAAATTGAGTACATTAAGCCCAAAGTTTGATGCTTATTCTTAGTGGTAGAAGATCCCCATTTCAGTTCTGGAACAAGACTCTAATCTCTTTAGGATTATGTttcatggaggaaaaaaaagcttgGTGATGTTTTCACCACAACAAACTCCACATTAGAGGTGAACACTTTTACAATAATATCTGTAATTTGTTTCACTTTCACTCTCCCTCATACACGCAGCCCGCAGTCACATGACCTGTCTTTCGTTCTACCGAAAGACACGAGAGCAAATGTTAGACACAAATATTTTGACATGAGAGGAACCAGGAATCTGTGGTAATGACGTGCGGTTTATAAGAAATGCATGACAGCTGATTGACATACTGATGTTTCAACCTAAGATGTGGAAATGTTCTCGCTCAGATGCAGCTGAAAACAGCTGCCAAGATTGAAGATGTCATTCAGACACTCATCTCTccattgaattaaaaaaaaaagaagtatttaTCAGATTGCCCACAAATTTTCCTTGACATTGCTGTGTCAAGATGGTTTATCTTCATGTGCTCCGTGGAGATAAGTTAGTCCTACTTAGTTTGATATAGATATCAAACTGATATAATCATATATAATCATCTTCTTTTTAGGGATGCAACTGACAAACTTTTTGGTGAGGTCATACAGCGGAGGAAAGCGGAAATCCAGGCAAACCCCAAAATCTCCCGGAGCTTGTTGGCTTTCCAGAGGTACTTTGATTCTCAAATATGTTTCAAGAGTTATTTTGGTGTAAAGTCCATGAAGACCGtcaatttaaaaacaagtcTAGCCATTTAGCAACTAACGTTTCACACCATGGGCAGTCTAACATTGCATGCATGTTGAAAAGCTGGGATTTCCAAAGACTGGGTTCAGTGTCACCTTCCTGTAATCAGAGGAAAGCTGCAAACAAACGTGAAGCATTTGATTCACTAATCCTTTTTGCTGACATCACAGCCTGCTTCAAAGACAGCACCTACAAGCTGGTGCACTCCAGAGGCTCAAAGCTAAAGCAGCCCTGAGAGTAAATGTAAATGCAACTCCAAGAAGTACCAATTCTGAATAATTTGTTCATTTACAAAGCTGACATGGCCTGATGGTgccaaaaaatccaaataaacaCTGCCAAGAAAATCCTACAGGGAAGATGATACATCTGGAGGTGTGGACAGTGACCTGGTCTTAATCATGCTCACTGGGAAATCTGACTGGTTTAAATTCAGCTTTCCAGAAGCCCAAAGAGCTAACCCTGAGATGCACACTAGGCACAACTGGCTGTGGAGCAGACTCACTAGCTCAGTCATGAGTTGTCTGCTGGGTCTTTACCAGATACAGTGATTTCATTCCTCCATCCTTCAGTATGATGCTGACTGACCCAAAGGAAGCTCGTACAACAGGAGGTTTAGCCATGGATGAGCCATCAGTCTGCTCCTCCCGCCTTCGTTTCTTAACTAGGTTGCAGATGCTGCAGTTTCATGCGTTATGCTTTGCAAAGAGATCTATTCACCCTGGAATGAATGAGACTCATGACTGGAATGTTTTGGGATTGAATTTTCAGTGCTGTAGATTTTCCACAGAGAACAAATTTGCCCTAATGGTTATCACACTGCACACAGTGACGCCATACTTATCCACATAATCAGGCTGTGGGTCAGATTGTGTAATGTCACAGAAGGAGTGAGTGCTGCTTCAGCACACAAACCAATCGTAGAAGATGGCTGTGAGCTGAGAAAAATGCTTACGTGGAAAAAGAGCTTCCATTAGTCTGTCCTCCTTGTGGTTACCCTGTACTTGAAACACACCATTGTTTGGCACTGACTTTAAGTAGCTTTAAACTCAATGCTGACCCTTTGCCATACTGATCTCATCTTTGCCAACTTGCCTGACGTCTCCTTCATTTTTCACTTGTATTTATTTGCAcgtacttatttatttattttgggtttttaATGAAACTGGGCCAGCTTTACAAAGCCCATCCTTCATGTTTGTCTTCCTCATCTTAGATATGGTGACAATTTGGGTAGATCCAAGACAACCCAGCACAAAGGAGCAGGCTTTTTCTTCTCTGGAGTCCTAACTGCACTCACATGTGTGGCTGTAAGTACACACAAGCAGGTTAGAAATGCCTCCTTGCTCTTAAACATTACCTTCTGGATTTGCTTGCAACGGCAATGATGAGTTGCCCTTTTTATTAGGATTTGTGCTGATTTCATAAACGGTATGTGAAGGTAGACATGGCTCCTCGTTTTGAAAGTGCCTTGTGTCTTACTTATACTTTCGTTGAACACGTGTCTCCTAGTACCCTAACTGACTAGCAGAGGGGATGTCCTCCTCAGTCTTAGTTGCTAGTGCCAAGTTACTTTGAATATAACCTGATTTTCCATCTCTAAATTGTGGACCTCTTTAGAATCAAAACATTCCTACATTCATAACCCAACATGTTGCAACACCTGTGATTTTTAGTTTGTTGTCTTTTAACCAAAGCATCAAAATTATGTAATATTGGGGCACTTGGGAACAACGTCCCCCTGTGTCTTGCCACGTGGCTGAAAATGTATGTCTGTGAGTGTGTACGGTGCAGGGAATAAGTAAACAGATTACAACATAGTTCTGTTTTTGACCTCAGTTCATGGTGATGATTATTGGGTCGTCTTAGGTGAACTAAGTGTTTTCATTTCTGCAAAGCCTCAGTTTATTTTGGATGCTTTGGGCAATCTGTTGTGGAAATATAGACTGGGCCAACTGAGCTGCAGGTTCAAGTTAAACAAATGTAGCGACATCTAGTGATGTTGGATTATTATTGCAAGGTGAGGTAATGGTTAAACTGTTCAGAccagtgtttctgtgtatgtttgtaGGTGATGGTGTTGGTGTATCACTGGAGCAGTGGTCCAGTGGATCAGCATGACCTGCTGATCACTAAGCCCGTGTCTCACTGGACACCTGAAGAGGTTGTATCCTGGCTCGAAAACCTGGGTCCCTGGGCCCAGCTGTACAAAGAACCCTTCCAGCAGGAGAACGTCAATGGAAGgtgaattattatttatttaattttttaaagaaatgtattcattaatgtttttaaaatcaatatGATAATTTCTCTGGTTCAGGCTCCTGTTGATGCTGGGGGAAGAAGAGTTGTTGAAATCGCCTTACAGCATTGAAAATCCGGCTCACAGACGAGTTATTCTGGCTGAACTGGAAAGAGTTAAAGCTCTTGGGGTCAAACCTCCCCAGAACCTCTGGGAATACAAGGTGACCACACTTCTGCGTCAGAATGGCGTAATGTAGTTTGCTTCACATGCTGATGCTCAGTATTATTAACATCTTTACAAGTTGCACATTGTGTTTTGCTGGTAAAGCAGCACATCTGCGTTTCCACAGTTAAATAAcggtctctttactgtttctgtCACACTCTGTCAGGCGGCTAATGCGGGGAAGTCTCTGTTCTTGCTGTACGCACTGAAGCGCTCCCCTCGTCTCACAATCTTTTACTTGTATTTGTTCGACTACTCTGAGACCTTCCTGCCCTTCCTGCACACTTGTTGTCCAGCCGTCACAGACAGCGACCAACCAATGGAGAGCAGTTTTGTCAGCTCACAGGTACAAACCAGACAAACTTCCCACTGAAATgacacataaataataaattgtaatacactgtaaggagctgaaaatgaaaacactggggaccttttatttgtaaaTGACATGCTGTGATTGCTTCTGGTAATTAGATGAAGACAGCATGAAGATGTTTAGACTTCTTTAAACTTTGCTCCATGTGCAATACATATGACTATTCAGgttacatgttttgttttgttcctgcccctccccccctttttctcttctgttttttaaaacttattaATTTAGGTGGATCCCAGCTGGCAACAATGGGCAGAGTTTCTTGTGAAATACTGCCTGCTTCCATACCAGCTGATCGCAGAGTTTGCTTGGGACTGGTTGGCCGTTCACTACTGGACATCCCGTTTCATCATTGTTAATGCCATGCTGCTGTCTGTCCTTGAAGGTTGCGCCCTATGGAGGCTGTGGATGAGAGCCAGGGTCAGGTAAATGCAGTGTGAGGGTtgggtgatttttctttttgctcttgttgtttttattatgcAAACACTGGAATAGATTTTAAACTGTCTCAATCCAGATGAGAGTTCTGCACAGTTTGATAAATACTCTCTAATAAAAATCTAGTTATTAATACAGTTACGGTCATTGGGTACGTATGTTATGGCAAAAAGTAAGATCAGATTGTACTTTTGTTATACTAACTTTGAGAAGGAAGTGATAGTTGAAATAAAAGATGTGTATACTGTGGTCGCGTGGCATACTTTGGTCATCACAAGGCATAAGTGAATATTCCTGCCAGTCAGGAATATAAACACTGAAACTCAGCAGCTCCAAAAGTAAATTTTTAATCATAAAATGCTGGTTAAGTGTAAATATTATCTATCTGAAAGACATGCAGTACGTCCTGCTGAAGGAAAACAGGACCTGCTTAAACATGCCTTGCAGTTCTGTGCAAACCATTGTATTAATGTCATGTTTTCTGCATTGTATGCATAGACTGTATAAAAGGTGGATGTAGTGATGGTGACATCACCTATTGGTTAATGAAAACTAATGGAGCACAGACATGCAACTGCAAGTCTTTGTGTATCCAGCGacgccccctgctggctgttAGAAAGATTTATGGCACTTCTGCCTTGGCTTTACATTTCAGACCTAGAGACTATGACCATGTTTTATACTGTCTGTTGTGTATTACCTGGAACTGGATTTAGCATCTCCTGTACAAGATTTGGGTTGATAGGTGTTGATTAGTGGTTGTAGTGGTTTTATGACACTTGTTTCCTCCCTCTCTTTGTAGGACTCTTCCACAAATGATGTGGAGCCACTTGTGGAAAATGCTAACTCAGGGATTTGCATTTGCCCTCCTTTGGCCTTTTGTCCCGCAGTTTGTGTGCAAC
This window contains:
- the LOC134628984 gene encoding bifunctional apoptosis regulator-like; amino-acid sequence: MSQQMKWNSANDSVEELMDESSLLSESSDPPQLKSSASGISENEFSCHCCYDILVNPTTLTCGHNFCRHCLALWWESSQKNECPECREKWEGFPKINILLRDATDKLFGEVIQRRKAEIQANPKISRSLLAFQRYGDNLGRSKTTQHKGAGFFFSGVLTALTCVAVMVLVYHWSSGPVDQHDLLITKPVSHWTPEEVVSWLENLGPWAQLYKEPFQQENVNGRLLLMLGEEELLKSPYSIENPAHRRVILAELERVKALGVKPPQNLWEYKAANAGKSLFLLYALKRSPRLTIFYLYLFDYSETFLPFLHTCCPAVTDSDQPMESSFVSSQVDPSWQQWAEFLVKYCLLPYQLIAEFAWDWLAVHYWTSRFIIVNAMLLSVLEGCALWRLWMRARVRTLPQMMWSHLWKMLTQGFAFALLWPFVPQFVCNCLFYWALYFSPIINIDLVVQQLMHPETVAL